One genomic region from Thermoplasmatales archaeon encodes:
- a CDS encoding SPFH domain-containing protein, whose translation MIGKKSKIIPDKGGSVLGSITIAWETQFKEGNIMWKVPRLIRLNDNIVVREDETAVFYRDGKVLTYFDQPNRYALTDFNAPVVQGLLKFFTGVQQQAEVYYIQRRYLDGKFGSTEPYQFTDPTFGIVSLKVYGEYRWKISNPENFINQFVGTFNLETTDQVEDRMKDQMVILIYNALGKMKEKGLKVTDIPANLLNIEQVVLAEAPDQFQQYGVEINKISGLNINLPDEVQKAVDKRSEMSVLGVNYLQLQAGKAMVDAAKNPTGVAGAGAGIGIGLGAGAGMGYAMGGQMMGGMSGGLQQQQTKACPKCGAIVPINSTFCPNCGAPLQGAQNQGAIKCPKCGTESPPGTKFCPNCGTSLVPQMTKCPSCGFESPAGTKFCPNCGAKL comes from the coding sequence GTGCTCGGTTCAATCACAATTGCCTGGGAAACACAGTTTAAGGAAGGCAACATTATGTGGAAGGTCCCGAGGCTCATTAGGCTAAACGATAACATAGTCGTACGGGAAGATGAGACCGCAGTTTTCTACAGGGATGGTAAAGTCCTTACTTATTTTGATCAACCGAACAGGTATGCCCTTACAGACTTTAACGCTCCTGTAGTGCAGGGTCTCCTGAAATTTTTTACCGGAGTCCAGCAACAAGCTGAGGTGTACTACATTCAGAGGCGTTATCTGGATGGAAAATTTGGGAGCACTGAGCCATATCAGTTTACAGACCCCACGTTTGGCATTGTCAGCCTGAAGGTCTACGGAGAATATCGATGGAAGATATCGAATCCTGAGAATTTCATAAATCAATTTGTCGGAACTTTTAATCTCGAAACCACCGATCAGGTTGAAGACAGGATGAAGGACCAGATGGTCATTCTCATCTATAATGCCCTTGGAAAGATGAAAGAGAAGGGTCTGAAAGTTACGGACATACCTGCAAACCTTCTCAATATTGAGCAGGTTGTTCTTGCAGAAGCTCCTGATCAATTCCAGCAGTACGGAGTGGAGATAAACAAAATTTCTGGGCTTAACATAAACCTGCCAGATGAGGTACAGAAAGCAGTGGATAAGAGATCGGAGATGTCTGTGCTTGGCGTGAACTATCTTCAGTTACAGGCTGGCAAAGCTATGGTTGATGCGGCTAAGAATCCGACGGGTGTAGCGGGTGCAGGCGCTGGAATAGGTATAGGCCTTGGTGCTGGTGCTGGAATGGGTTACGCCATGGGTGGCCAGATGATGGGCGGTATGTCTGGCGGACTTCAGCAGCAACAGACGAAGGCATGTCCGAAATGCGGTGCAATTGTACCGATAAACTCGACATTCTGTCCTAACTGTGGGGCTCCCTTGCAGGGAGCGCAGAATCAGGGGGCGATCAAGTGTCCAAAATGTGGAACGGAGTCACCGCCTGGCACAAAGTTCTGTCCGAATTGCGGTACGAGCCTTGTTCCTCAGATGACTAAATGCCCCAGCTGTGGCTTCGAATCCCCTGCAGGTACTAAATTTTGCCCAAATTGCGGTGCTAAACTATAG